A window of the Tessaracoccus sp. MC1865 genome harbors these coding sequences:
- a CDS encoding DUF480 domain-containing protein has translation MTALPILTAEEQRVLGCLLEKEITVPASYPLTLNALRTACNQSSSREPVVDYDERTVQDAVRSLKDRGLARITWLDYGKRTLKYSQSAVEALALPDDERALLTVLLLRGPQAPGELKARTDRLHRFTDREAVEAVLQRMAQREAPLVRQLERKAGHQDHRWLHLLGDIPPDVGPEAAVDREQILAEGVASRDEAMVVAYEALADLEPDPMSPTAFEDWFIAHVAELSGPHQTADIGCGLGDTTLLLAEAGALPTGFDLAPRMIEVARERNLDVEFEVGDFRRLLRPGNDAGWGAILAWYSFIHLAPSELAAVLRHLAQTLLPDGVLALAVYVGNAVEPVTQWDGEEVAVPLVLHDPAEIRRAMSAAGLESESYLVSGDADRDRLYLIGRRRA, from the coding sequence GTGACCGCGCTCCCGATCCTCACCGCAGAAGAACAGCGCGTGCTGGGGTGCCTCCTCGAGAAGGAGATCACCGTCCCGGCCAGCTATCCGCTGACGCTCAACGCCCTGCGCACCGCCTGCAACCAGTCCAGCAGCCGCGAGCCCGTCGTCGACTACGACGAGCGCACCGTCCAGGACGCCGTGCGCTCCCTCAAGGACCGGGGGCTGGCCCGTATCACGTGGCTGGACTACGGCAAGCGCACCCTGAAGTACTCGCAGAGCGCCGTCGAGGCCCTGGCACTGCCCGACGACGAGCGCGCCCTGCTGACCGTGCTGCTGCTCCGCGGCCCCCAGGCGCCGGGTGAGCTCAAGGCCCGCACCGACAGGCTGCACCGCTTCACCGACAGGGAAGCGGTGGAAGCCGTCCTGCAGCGCATGGCGCAGCGCGAGGCCCCGCTGGTGCGGCAGCTCGAGCGCAAGGCCGGACACCAGGACCATCGCTGGCTCCACCTCCTGGGCGACATCCCGCCCGACGTCGGCCCTGAGGCCGCCGTCGACCGGGAGCAGATCCTGGCGGAGGGGGTCGCCTCCCGCGACGAGGCCATGGTCGTCGCCTACGAGGCGCTGGCAGACCTCGAGCCGGACCCGATGTCGCCCACGGCGTTCGAGGACTGGTTCATCGCGCACGTGGCCGAACTCTCGGGCCCGCACCAGACGGCCGACATCGGCTGCGGCCTGGGCGACACCACGCTCCTCCTGGCGGAGGCCGGTGCGCTGCCCACCGGTTTCGACCTGGCACCGCGCATGATCGAGGTGGCCCGCGAGCGCAACCTCGACGTCGAGTTCGAGGTGGGCGATTTCCGCCGCCTCCTGCGGCCGGGCAACGACGCGGGCTGGGGCGCCATCCTGGCCTGGTACTCCTTCATCCACCTCGCGCCCAGCGAACTGGCGGCCGTCCTCCGGCACCTCGCCCAGACCCTGCTGCCCGACGGCGTGCTCGCGCTGGCGGTCTACGTCGGCAACGCCGTCGAACCGGTGACGCAGTGGGACGGCGAAGAGGTGGCGGTGCCGCTGGTGCTGCACGACCCTGCCGAGATCCGCCGCGCGATGTCCGCGGCCGGCCTGGAATCTGAGTCGTACCTCGTCAGCGGCGACGCGGATCGGGACCGGCTCTATCTCATCGGCCGACGCAGAGCCTAG
- a CDS encoding type II toxin-antitoxin system VapB family antitoxin — MIFKRVGDSRPYPDHGYTQKQWIAIAPHQVRLDELVTTKRTLDLEALLEEDSTFYGDLFAHVVSYRGELYLEDGLHRALRAALQQRQTMHARVLELK, encoded by the coding sequence GTGATCTTCAAGCGAGTCGGCGATTCCCGCCCCTACCCGGACCACGGGTACACCCAGAAGCAGTGGATCGCGATCGCGCCCCATCAGGTGCGCCTCGACGAACTCGTGACCACCAAGCGCACGCTGGATCTGGAGGCGCTGCTCGAGGAGGATTCCACCTTCTACGGCGACCTCTTCGCGCACGTCGTGTCCTACCGCGGCGAGCTCTACCTGGAGGACGGGTTGCACCGGGCGCTGCGCGCCGCGCTCCAGCAACGGCAGACAATGCACGCCAGGGTCCTCGAGTTGAAGTAA
- a CDS encoding Gfo/Idh/MocA family protein, producing MSAMDTVRWGIVGTGAIAHGVAGDFQFVPGAELTAVASRTTAKAQAFAAKHGIPKAFGSYAEMLQSEDVDVVYIATPHPQHRDVALMAIANGKAVLVEKAFTATLAGARDIVRAARQRGVFAMEAMWTRFLPVVEAAREVVAWGRIGDVVSVQGDLYAYREFQPDHRLFAKELGGGAILDLGVYVVNFAQAFLGNVKSVDCMTRLYPTGVERAASISLAHTGGGLSSLAVGFDGHGPARMVIIGTKGWIEVEPRFHHPSMITIHRNGVLPRIIEAMPTGRGYSHEFAEVTERIREGCTESLTMPLDDTLEVMRVLESCLRQAGISHSDANLALI from the coding sequence CTGTCTGCCATGGATACGGTTCGCTGGGGCATCGTCGGCACGGGAGCTATCGCACACGGAGTGGCTGGAGACTTCCAGTTCGTCCCCGGTGCGGAACTGACCGCCGTCGCGTCACGCACCACCGCCAAGGCCCAGGCGTTCGCCGCCAAGCACGGCATCCCCAAGGCCTTCGGTTCCTACGCTGAGATGCTCCAATCCGAGGACGTCGATGTCGTCTACATCGCCACGCCGCACCCCCAGCACCGCGACGTCGCGCTCATGGCCATCGCCAACGGCAAGGCCGTCCTCGTCGAGAAGGCCTTCACCGCCACCCTGGCCGGCGCCCGCGACATCGTCAGGGCGGCCCGCCAGCGGGGCGTGTTCGCCATGGAAGCCATGTGGACCCGCTTCCTGCCGGTGGTCGAGGCCGCCCGCGAAGTGGTGGCGTGGGGGCGCATCGGCGACGTCGTCTCGGTGCAGGGTGACCTCTACGCGTACCGCGAGTTCCAGCCCGACCACCGCCTCTTCGCCAAGGAACTGGGCGGCGGCGCCATCCTCGACCTGGGCGTCTACGTCGTCAACTTCGCCCAGGCGTTCCTCGGCAACGTCAAGTCTGTGGACTGCATGACGCGCCTGTACCCCACGGGAGTGGAACGGGCCGCCAGCATCAGCCTCGCGCACACCGGCGGTGGGCTGTCGTCGCTGGCGGTCGGCTTCGACGGGCATGGCCCGGCCCGGATGGTCATCATCGGCACCAAGGGCTGGATCGAGGTGGAGCCGCGTTTCCACCATCCGTCGATGATCACCATCCACCGCAACGGCGTGCTGCCGCGCATCATCGAGGCCATGCCCACCGGCCGCGGCTACAGCCACGAGTTCGCCGAGGTCACGGAGCGGATCAGGGAGGGTTGCACGGAGTCGTTGACGATGCCGCTCGACGACACCCTCGAGGTGATGCGGGTGCTCGAGTCATGCCTCCGGCAGGCAGGGATCTCCCACAGCGACGCCAACCTGGCGCTCATCTGA
- the ngcE gene encoding N-acetylglucosamine/diacetylchitobiose ABC transporter substrate-binding protein, translating to MTILGRRHFLAAAAVVPLTACVNTQPPAPPGESQTGSPTSTPEPSPTATHPFGLTVPSSVKAVIFDGAFGVGYVRDAATAMRKTYEGLRVQVSASSDITADVAPLFADGATPPDLVDNSGSHQLAVADIVDELLPLDDLMSSVNLEGIPIEETLYSGVVQAGTFNGRHVALDYALSVYGLWHSASHFAAQGWAVPTAWDELLELGEQARGLGQDLFVWGDDAASYYAELAISSAIKEGGHDVRRALDNLEPEGWSHPAVAGVLQSLAECVAAGFVRHGGAYVDAQAEWSQHQKALFYPSGSWIAREMEGRTSHGFEMTVSPVPALTAAPTLPWSAAHAQPIEQFMVPKNSANPAGGQELLRTLLSREAAESFARNNLVPTVVRTTVPADLESTALAAQTRLLADAGEDVYSWRFVSHYGLSEDYNRLWGQFLRGDLGAQALAEELQALSDAVREDPDIPTYTVD from the coding sequence ATGACCATTCTGGGGCGACGACACTTCCTGGCTGCGGCCGCCGTCGTGCCGCTCACGGCGTGCGTCAACACCCAGCCGCCGGCGCCCCCGGGCGAGAGCCAGACGGGGAGCCCCACCTCCACGCCGGAGCCCAGCCCCACGGCCACCCATCCCTTCGGGCTCACGGTGCCCAGCAGCGTCAAGGCCGTCATCTTCGACGGCGCCTTCGGCGTCGGCTACGTGCGCGACGCCGCCACCGCCATGCGGAAGACCTATGAGGGCCTGCGGGTCCAGGTGTCCGCGAGTAGCGACATCACCGCAGACGTGGCGCCCCTGTTCGCCGACGGCGCCACCCCGCCGGACCTCGTCGACAACTCCGGCAGCCACCAGCTGGCCGTCGCGGACATCGTCGACGAACTCCTGCCGCTCGACGACCTGATGTCGTCCGTCAACCTCGAGGGCATCCCCATCGAGGAGACGCTGTACAGCGGCGTGGTGCAGGCCGGCACGTTCAACGGACGCCACGTGGCGCTGGACTACGCACTCAGCGTCTACGGGCTCTGGCACTCCGCCAGCCACTTCGCGGCTCAGGGCTGGGCCGTGCCCACCGCCTGGGACGAGCTGTTGGAGCTCGGCGAGCAGGCCCGCGGGTTGGGCCAGGACCTGTTCGTGTGGGGCGACGACGCCGCCAGCTACTACGCCGAGCTGGCCATCTCGTCGGCCATCAAGGAGGGCGGCCACGACGTGCGCCGCGCGCTCGACAACCTAGAGCCCGAGGGCTGGTCCCACCCCGCCGTCGCCGGGGTGCTGCAGTCCCTGGCGGAGTGCGTGGCCGCGGGCTTCGTCCGCCATGGCGGGGCGTACGTGGACGCCCAGGCGGAGTGGTCGCAGCACCAGAAGGCGCTGTTTTACCCGTCGGGGTCCTGGATCGCCAGGGAGATGGAGGGCCGCACCAGCCACGGCTTCGAGATGACGGTTTCCCCGGTGCCCGCGCTCACGGCCGCGCCGACGCTGCCCTGGTCCGCCGCGCATGCGCAGCCCATCGAGCAGTTCATGGTGCCGAAGAACTCAGCGAACCCGGCCGGCGGGCAGGAACTCCTGCGGACGCTGCTGTCGAGGGAGGCCGCGGAGTCGTTCGCACGGAACAACCTGGTGCCCACGGTCGTGCGCACCACGGTGCCGGCAGACCTGGAGTCGACGGCGTTGGCCGCGCAGACCCGCCTCCTGGCAGACGCCGGGGAGGACGTGTACTCGTGGCGCTTCGTGTCCCACTACGGCCTGTCCGAGGACTACAACCGCCTCTGGGGGCAGTTCCTCAGGGGTGACCTGGGCGCGCAGGCGCTGGCCGAGGAACTGCAGGCGTTGTCGGACGCTGTGCGCGAGGATCCGGACATCCCCACCTACACCGTCGACTGA
- a CDS encoding LytR C-terminal domain-containing protein yields the protein MRIFRLIATPVILLGLLGFLGWGFLWGWRELTAPLPTTPPTPCVTEATEFVNPTMVFVHVYNGGFTSGLARRIGTQLTDGGYNVVSVDDTEETIKETVIRGNKDQYPAMRLLMSNFIDPKIEYDDRIDGTLDVLVGTAWQGYAPTEQIIYQVSSAGGSICRPPVATDESASPSPSPTTES from the coding sequence GTGCGCATCTTCCGCCTGATAGCCACCCCGGTGATTCTGCTGGGTCTGCTGGGCTTTCTCGGGTGGGGTTTCCTGTGGGGCTGGCGCGAACTCACCGCGCCGCTGCCGACGACACCGCCCACGCCGTGCGTCACTGAAGCCACGGAGTTCGTCAACCCCACCATGGTGTTCGTGCACGTGTACAACGGCGGCTTCACCTCCGGGTTGGCGCGTCGGATCGGCACGCAACTGACCGACGGCGGGTACAACGTGGTGAGCGTCGACGACACCGAGGAGACCATCAAGGAGACGGTGATCCGCGGCAACAAGGACCAGTACCCCGCCATGCGGCTGCTGATGTCGAACTTCATCGACCCGAAGATCGAGTACGACGACCGCATCGACGGCACCCTCGACGTGCTGGTCGGCACCGCCTGGCAGGGCTACGCGCCCACGGAACAGATCATCTACCAGGTGTCGTCCGCCGGCGGTTCGATCTGCAGGCCGCCGGTGGCCACGGACGAGTCTGCGTCCCCGTCCCCCTCGCCGACGACGGAGAGCTGA
- a CDS encoding CAP domain-containing protein has translation MGLQSSQATTAIDNSNIESVRAAYQQQLKPALAVQQDWTGNLDTCAAGAPSAAAQKATLDAVNYFRAMGGLAAVKFDAALSAKAQQAALIMSANKRLDHYPTDSWRCISAQGKEAAGRSNIALGAVRSGSGAGAIALYMSEPGASNTAVGHRRWVMRPHTTTMGSGSTTNSNALWVINTPNDNRSNPDPAWIPWPTAGYFPTQIQPNGRWSLTGNSSTKFDSAKVSVTGPNGPVQVTKQPLVGGMGNPTLVFELGLLPKPVGSAVHTYTVTVSGIVRNGVTVSHSYGVKLFDADAPAAGQPAPASPRPTTPAPTQTIWVTTGNSASPTPAPTPPKPTAGGFVRSAPYTLPGIHRNVNGRDWQTRCEPYSQTERCRTDIWAAIVVKEGGRFVQKEGWAFNNLTYLPLMSRAEWGTNPIAMHNMNGFESGGRRWKTECDTAQTGRGACRSYTFTTVFRATTTTSGLVVKQSGAWVFNNLVLFP, from the coding sequence ATGGGTCTTCAGTCTTCCCAGGCCACCACCGCGATAGACAACTCCAACATCGAATCCGTCCGCGCTGCTTATCAGCAGCAGCTCAAGCCGGCCTTGGCCGTGCAGCAGGACTGGACCGGGAACCTCGACACCTGCGCGGCGGGTGCCCCCAGCGCCGCGGCCCAGAAGGCCACGCTCGACGCCGTAAACTACTTCCGCGCCATGGGTGGCCTCGCCGCGGTGAAGTTCGACGCCGCGCTGTCCGCCAAGGCGCAACAAGCGGCCCTCATCATGAGCGCCAACAAGCGGCTCGACCATTACCCGACGGATTCCTGGCGCTGCATCAGCGCCCAGGGCAAGGAGGCCGCAGGCCGCTCGAACATCGCGCTCGGCGCGGTGCGCTCCGGCTCCGGCGCGGGCGCCATCGCGCTGTACATGTCTGAGCCGGGCGCGTCGAACACGGCCGTGGGCCACCGTCGCTGGGTGATGCGCCCGCACACGACGACCATGGGCAGCGGCTCGACCACCAACTCCAACGCCCTCTGGGTCATCAACACCCCCAACGACAACCGCTCCAACCCGGATCCCGCCTGGATCCCGTGGCCCACGGCCGGTTACTTCCCCACGCAGATCCAGCCCAACGGGCGGTGGTCGCTGACCGGCAACTCGTCGACCAAGTTCGACAGCGCCAAGGTGAGCGTGACAGGGCCTAACGGCCCCGTGCAGGTCACCAAGCAGCCGCTGGTCGGCGGCATGGGGAACCCGACGCTGGTCTTCGAGCTCGGCCTGCTGCCGAAGCCGGTGGGTTCCGCGGTGCACACCTATACCGTCACCGTCAGCGGCATCGTCCGCAACGGCGTCACCGTGAGCCACTCCTACGGCGTGAAGCTCTTCGACGCCGACGCTCCCGCCGCCGGACAGCCCGCCCCGGCGAGCCCGCGCCCCACCACGCCGGCCCCCACCCAGACGATCTGGGTCACCACCGGCAACAGCGCCTCGCCGACCCCGGCGCCCACGCCGCCGAAGCCCACGGCGGGGGGTTTCGTGCGCAGCGCCCCCTACACGCTGCCGGGCATCCACCGCAACGTGAACGGCCGCGACTGGCAGACCAGGTGCGAGCCCTATTCGCAGACCGAACGCTGCCGCACCGACATCTGGGCCGCGATCGTGGTCAAGGAAGGTGGGCGGTTCGTGCAGAAGGAGGGGTGGGCGTTCAACAACCTCACCTACCTGCCGCTCATGAGCCGTGCGGAGTGGGGCACCAACCCGATCGCCATGCACAACATGAACGGTTTCGAATCCGGTGGCCGCCGGTGGAAGACCGAGTGCGACACCGCCCAGACCGGCCGCGGCGCCTGCCGCAGCTATACGTTCACCACGGTCTTCCGCGCGACGACGACGACCAGCGGTCTGGTTGTGAAGCAGTCCGGTGCGTGGGTCTTCAACAACCTGGTGCTGTTCCCCTGA
- a CDS encoding aspartate kinase — MGRIVQKFGGSSVQDAESIKRVARRIARTRGEGHDVIIVISAMGDTTDELMDLALQVSPSPKSRELDMLLTTGERQSAALLAMALADLGVEAVSYTGSQAGILTTPTHGNARIIDITPGRVVKSLEEGSVVIVAGFQGVAQTTKDVTTLGRGASDTTAVALASALGADYCEIYSDVDGVYTADPRIVKSARQISEIGYEDMMEMAASGAKILHLRCVEYARREGVPVHVRSSFTDKPGTWVKSQDQITKDGAMEEAIITGVAHDRTEAKITIVNVPDRVGEAASIFRAIAQADINIDMIVQNISRLSDAATDISFTLPMDLGAKAIAALDAIKDEVGFEEVLYDDQIGKVSVVGVGMRSHPGVSATFFDALAKADVNLQMISTSEIRISVIVGADDVDDAVRAAHSAFGLDGSAEATVYAGTGR; from the coding sequence ATGGGTCGCATCGTTCAGAAGTTCGGCGGCAGTTCGGTTCAGGACGCGGAGTCCATCAAGCGCGTCGCCCGCCGCATCGCACGCACCCGCGGCGAGGGGCACGACGTCATCATCGTCATCTCCGCCATGGGTGACACCACCGACGAGTTGATGGACCTGGCGCTGCAGGTCTCCCCCAGCCCCAAGTCACGCGAACTCGACATGCTGCTGACCACCGGCGAGCGCCAGTCGGCCGCGCTGCTGGCGATGGCGCTGGCGGACCTCGGCGTGGAGGCGGTGTCCTACACCGGATCACAGGCCGGCATCCTCACCACCCCCACCCACGGAAACGCGCGCATCATCGACATCACCCCGGGCCGCGTCGTGAAGTCGCTCGAAGAGGGCAGCGTCGTGATCGTCGCGGGCTTCCAGGGCGTCGCCCAGACCACCAAGGACGTGACGACGCTCGGCCGCGGCGCGTCGGACACCACCGCCGTCGCGCTCGCCTCCGCGCTGGGCGCCGACTACTGCGAGATCTACTCGGATGTGGACGGCGTCTACACGGCGGATCCGCGCATCGTGAAGTCCGCCCGCCAGATCAGCGAGATCGGCTACGAGGACATGATGGAGATGGCCGCCAGCGGCGCCAAGATCCTGCACCTGCGCTGCGTCGAGTACGCGCGCCGCGAGGGCGTGCCCGTGCACGTGCGTTCCTCGTTCACCGACAAGCCCGGCACCTGGGTCAAGAGCCAGGATCAGATCACGAAAGACGGAGCCATGGAAGAAGCCATCATCACCGGTGTCGCCCACGACCGCACCGAAGCCAAGATCACCATCGTCAACGTGCCGGACCGGGTGGGCGAAGCCGCCAGCATCTTCCGCGCGATCGCCCAGGCCGACATCAACATCGACATGATCGTGCAGAACATCTCGCGCCTGTCGGACGCCGCCACGGACATCTCGTTCACCCTCCCCATGGACCTGGGCGCCAAGGCCATCGCCGCGCTCGACGCCATCAAGGACGAGGTGGGTTTCGAGGAGGTGCTCTACGACGACCAGATCGGCAAGGTCTCGGTGGTGGGCGTGGGCATGCGCTCGCACCCGGGCGTCTCCGCCACGTTCTTCGACGCTCTGGCCAAGGCAGACGTGAACCTGCAGATGATCTCCACCTCGGAGATCCGCATCTCGGTGATCGTCGGCGCCGATGATGTCGACGACGCCGTCCGCGCCGCCCACAGCGCCTTCGGGCTCGACGGCTCGGCCGAGGCCACTGTCTACGCGGGCACCGGTCGCTGA
- a CDS encoding helicase HerA-like domain-containing protein → MNDAAPTDQIRAGYTFEAPAATLGVLVDGEPAVDVPIRIPLSMFNRHGLVAGATGTGKTKTLQVMAEALSTAGVPVFAADIKGDLSGMASPGESNDNILARTQKQGQPWQPTAFPAEFYALGGQGIGVPVRAAVSSFGPILLSKVLGLNQVQESSLGLVFHYADKNGLLLLDLKDLVGLLKWLTSDEGKPELKGIGGVSTATAGVILRSLVTLSDQGGDVFFGEPEFEPSELLRVAPDGRGVVSLLELPQLATQPALFSTFLMWLLADLFTSLPEVGDLDKPKLVFFFDEAHLLFNDASKAFLQAITQTVRLIRSKGIGVFFVTQTPKDVPDDVLAQLGSRVQHQLRAHTPNDAKALKATVDTYPHSHYDLEQVLQQLGIGEAVVTVMSEKGAPTPVAWTRIWAPASSMSPTPEAQLRASVEASPLFARYGQAVDRESAYEILTRRLEAGSAQAAAERLEAERAEAEAAAQKEQERTQQEWEKQQRENERELAQLERERKQAEAERRRYERENPSLIEQVTKSPVFKDVMRTAGREIVRSIFGTGRRGR, encoded by the coding sequence GTGAACGATGCAGCACCAACTGACCAGATCAGGGCCGGCTACACCTTCGAGGCGCCGGCAGCGACGCTGGGCGTCCTCGTCGACGGAGAGCCCGCCGTCGACGTGCCCATCCGCATCCCCCTGTCGATGTTCAACAGGCACGGCCTGGTGGCCGGGGCCACCGGCACGGGCAAGACCAAGACCCTGCAGGTGATGGCCGAGGCGCTGTCGACGGCCGGCGTGCCCGTGTTCGCCGCGGACATCAAGGGCGACCTCAGCGGCATGGCGTCGCCGGGCGAATCGAACGATAATATCCTCGCCCGCACGCAGAAGCAGGGCCAGCCCTGGCAGCCGACGGCGTTCCCCGCCGAGTTCTACGCCCTGGGCGGGCAGGGCATCGGCGTTCCGGTGCGGGCGGCCGTGTCGTCGTTCGGCCCCATCCTCCTGTCCAAGGTGCTGGGCCTCAACCAGGTGCAGGAATCCTCGCTGGGGCTGGTGTTCCACTACGCCGACAAGAACGGCCTGCTGCTCCTCGACCTCAAGGACCTCGTCGGCCTGCTCAAGTGGCTCACCTCGGATGAGGGCAAGCCGGAACTGAAAGGCATCGGCGGGGTGTCGACGGCCACCGCCGGCGTGATCCTCCGCTCGCTCGTGACGCTCTCGGACCAGGGTGGCGACGTCTTCTTCGGCGAGCCCGAGTTCGAGCCCTCGGAGTTGCTGCGGGTGGCGCCGGACGGCCGCGGCGTGGTGTCGCTGCTGGAACTGCCGCAACTCGCCACGCAGCCCGCGCTGTTCTCCACGTTCCTGATGTGGCTGCTGGCAGACCTGTTCACGTCGCTGCCCGAGGTGGGCGACCTCGACAAGCCCAAGCTGGTGTTCTTCTTCGACGAGGCCCACCTGCTCTTCAACGATGCGTCGAAGGCGTTCCTCCAGGCCATCACGCAGACCGTCCGGCTGATCCGCTCCAAGGGCATCGGCGTGTTCTTCGTAACGCAGACACCCAAGGACGTGCCCGACGACGTGCTGGCCCAGCTCGGTTCGCGCGTCCAGCACCAGCTCAGGGCCCACACGCCCAACGATGCGAAGGCCCTCAAGGCCACCGTTGACACCTACCCGCACTCCCACTACGACCTCGAGCAGGTGCTGCAGCAGCTGGGCATCGGCGAGGCCGTCGTGACCGTGATGAGCGAGAAGGGCGCGCCCACCCCGGTGGCCTGGACGCGGATCTGGGCGCCGGCCTCCTCGATGTCGCCGACGCCGGAGGCCCAGTTGCGGGCCTCGGTGGAGGCGTCGCCCCTGTTCGCGCGGTACGGCCAGGCGGTGGACAGGGAATCGGCCTACGAGATCCTGACCCGCCGGCTCGAGGCCGGCTCGGCGCAGGCCGCGGCCGAACGGCTGGAGGCGGAGCGGGCGGAGGCCGAGGCCGCCGCCCAGAAGGAGCAGGAGCGCACCCAGCAGGAGTGGGAGAAGCAGCAGCGCGAGAACGAGCGCGAGCTGGCCCAGCTGGAGCGCGAACGCAAGCAGGCGGAGGCCGAGCGTCGCCGCTATGAGCGGGAGAACCCGTCGCTGATCGAGCAGGTCACGAAGTCGCCGGTGTTCAAGGACGTCATGCGCACGGCCGGCCGCGAGATCGTGCGCAGCATCTTCGGCACCGGCCGCCGGGGGCGGTAG